TCCGGCCACAAGCTGACCGCGACCCACATTGAGGTGCCGGGCGATATCTCGTCGTCGGCGTTCTTCCTGGTGGCGGCGTCGATTGCCGAAGGTTCGGAGCTGGTGCTCGAACACGTCGGCATCAACCCGACCCGTACCGGCGTAATCGACATCCTGCGTCTGATGGGCGCTGACATCACTCTGGAAAACCAGCGTGAAGTCGGTGGCGAGCCGGTAGCCGACCTGCGCGTACGGGCAGCTAAACTCAAAGGTATCGAGATTCCCGAAGCGCTGGTGCCACTGGCTATCGACGAGTTTCCGGTGCTGTTCGTGGCGGCTGCATGTGCCGAAGGTCGCACTGTGCTGCGTGGTGCCGAAGAGCTGCGCGTGAAGGAATCGGACCGGATCCAGGTCATGGCGGACGGTCTGCTGGCGCTGGGCGTCAAGTGCGAGCCCACTCCGGACGGCCTCATCATCGACGGCGGCCAGATCGGCGGCGGCGAAGTGCACGGTCACGGCGACCACCGGATTGCCATGGCCTTCAGCGTGGCTTCACTGCGCGCCACTGCGCCGATCCGCATCCATGATTGCGCCAACGTCGCGACCTCGTTCCCGAACTTCCTCGCGCTGTGCGCGCAGGTCGGTATCCGTGTTGCACAAGAGGCTCAGTCGTGATCAGCATTGCACCGGTCATCACTATTGATGGGCCAAGCGGCTCTGGCAAAGGTACTGTCGCCGGGATTCTGGCCAAGCGCCTGGGCTGGAACCTGCTGGATTCCGGTGCACTTTATCGATTGCTGGCTTTCGCCGCGCATAACCATGGCGTCGACCTGACCAATGAGGAATTGCTCAAGAAGCTCGCCGCTCATCTGGATGTGCAGTTCATCGCAGCGACCGACGGTCAGTTGCAGCGCATTATTCTGGAAGGTGATGAAGTCAGCGATGTGATCCGTACCGAGAGTGTCGGCTCGGGTGCCTCGCAGGTCGCCGCGTTGCCTGCGGTTCGCGAGGCGTTGCTGCAGCGTCAGCGGGCTTTTCAGGAGGCGCCGGGTCTGGTGGCCGATGGTCGCGACATGGGTACGGTGGTATTTCCCGACGCGCCCTTGAAGATTTTCCTCACTGCCAGTGCCGAAGAGCGTGCGCGCCGACGTTACTTGCAGTTGAAGGGCAAAGTCGATGGTGTTAGTCTGTCGAGTCTGCTAGATGAGATACGTGCGCGCGATGAGCGTGACACCCAGCGAGCGGTAGCCCCGCTCAAACCGGCGGCTGACGCCATACAGCTGGATTCCACGGAATTATCCATCGACCAGGTGCTGGAACGCATCATGAGCGAGATCGCCATTCGCGATATCGCCGGGTGACCAAGAGGGCCGCAGGGGACCAGTCATAGTCCTGCGGAGCTTCTTTTAAATGAAACTAACCCACATCGTCTGGGATGTGGAGATGGGCGTATTCTTCGCCCTTATCAACAGGAATTAAAATGAGCGAAAGCTTTGCGGAACTCTTTGAAGAAAGCCTAAAAACCCTGAACCTTCAGGCAGGCTCCATCATCACCGGTGTTATCGTTGATATCGATTACCAAGCTCGCTGGGTAACCGTTCACGCTGGCCTGAAGTCTGAAGCACTCATCCCGCTTGAGCAGTTCTACAACGACGCTGGCGAACTGAACATCAACGTCGGTGACGAAGTTCACGTTGCTCTGGACTCGGTTGAAGACGGCTTTGGTGAAACCAAGCTGTCCCGTGAAAAAGCCAAGCGCGCTGAATGCTGGATTGTTCTGGAAGCAGCCTTCGCAGCCGAAGAAGTGGTCAAGGGCGTTATCAACGGTAAGGTTAAAGGCGGCTTCACTGTCGACGTTAACGGCATCCGTGCGTTCCTGCCAGGTTCTCTGGTTGACGTCCGTCCAGTGCGCGACACCACGCACCTGGAAGGCAAAGAGCTGGAATTCAAGGTCATCAAGCTCGACCAGAAACGCAACAACGTTGTCGTTTCCCGTCGCAGCGTCCTCGAAGCCGAGAACTCCGCCGAGCGTGAAGCTCTGCTGGAATCCCTGCAGGAAGGCCAACAAGTCAAAGGTATCGTCAAGAACCTCACCGATTACGGCGCATTCGTCGATCTGGGTGGCGTCGATGGCCTGCTGCACATTACCGACATGGCTTGGAAGCGTATCAAGCATCCTTCCGAAATCGTCAACGTTGGCGACGAGATCGATGTCAAGGTTCTGAAGTACGATCGCGAGCGCAATCGTGTTTCCCTGGGCCTCAAGCAACTGGGCGAAGATCCATGGGTTGCTATCAAAGCCCGTTACCCAGAAAGCACTCGCGTTACCGCTCGTGTAACCAACCTGACCGACTACGGCTGCTTCGCTGAGCTGGAAGAAGGCGTTGAAGGTCTGGTGCACGTTTCCGAAATGGACTGGACCAACAAGAACATCCACCCTTCGAAAGTCGTACAAGTCGGCGACGAAGTGGAAGTTATGGTTCTGGACATCGACGAAGAGCGTCGTCGTATCTCCCTCGGCATCAAGCAGTGCAAATCTAACCCATGGGAAGATTTCTCTGGCCAGTTCAACAAGGGCGATAAAATCTCCGGCACCATCAAGTCGATCACCGATTTCGGTATCTTCATTGGTCTGGACGGCGGCATCGACGGTCTGGTTCACCTGTCCGACATCTCCTGGAACGAAGTGGGCGAAGAAGCCGTACGCCGCTTCAAGAAAGGCGACGAGCTGGACACCGTTATCCTGTCGGTTGACCCAGAGCGCGAGCGCATCTCCCTGGGTATCAAGCAACTGGAAAGCGATCCGTTCTCCGAGTACGTTCAAGAGAACGACAAAGGCGCCATCGTTAAAGGCATCGTGAAAGAAGTTGACGCTAAAGGCGCCATCATCACTCTGGCCGACGATATCGAAGCGACTCTGAAAGCCTCCGAAATCAGCCGTGACCGCGTTGAAGACGCGCGTAACGTTCTGAAAGAAGGCCAGGAAGTAGAAGCCAAGATCATCAGCGTTGATCGCAAGAGCCGCGTAATCCAGCTCTCCATCAAGTCGAAAGATGATGCTGAAGAGAAAGAAGCAATC
The Pseudomonas sp. GR 6-02 genome window above contains:
- the cmk gene encoding (d)CMP kinase — encoded protein: MISIAPVITIDGPSGSGKGTVAGILAKRLGWNLLDSGALYRLLAFAAHNHGVDLTNEELLKKLAAHLDVQFIAATDGQLQRIILEGDEVSDVIRTESVGSGASQVAALPAVREALLQRQRAFQEAPGLVADGRDMGTVVFPDAPLKIFLTASAEERARRRYLQLKGKVDGVSLSSLLDEIRARDERDTQRAVAPLKPAADAIQLDSTELSIDQVLERIMSEIAIRDIAG
- the rpsA gene encoding 30S ribosomal protein S1, whose protein sequence is MSESFAELFEESLKTLNLQAGSIITGVIVDIDYQARWVTVHAGLKSEALIPLEQFYNDAGELNINVGDEVHVALDSVEDGFGETKLSREKAKRAECWIVLEAAFAAEEVVKGVINGKVKGGFTVDVNGIRAFLPGSLVDVRPVRDTTHLEGKELEFKVIKLDQKRNNVVVSRRSVLEAENSAEREALLESLQEGQQVKGIVKNLTDYGAFVDLGGVDGLLHITDMAWKRIKHPSEIVNVGDEIDVKVLKYDRERNRVSLGLKQLGEDPWVAIKARYPESTRVTARVTNLTDYGCFAELEEGVEGLVHVSEMDWTNKNIHPSKVVQVGDEVEVMVLDIDEERRRISLGIKQCKSNPWEDFSGQFNKGDKISGTIKSITDFGIFIGLDGGIDGLVHLSDISWNEVGEEAVRRFKKGDELDTVILSVDPERERISLGIKQLESDPFSEYVQENDKGAIVKGIVKEVDAKGAIITLADDIEATLKASEISRDRVEDARNVLKEGQEVEAKIISVDRKSRVIQLSIKSKDDAEEKEAIQSLKDKPAADIAAGPTTLGDLLRAQMEKQN